One Intestinimonas butyriciproducens genomic window, GGTCGCCGTTGAAATCGTTATAAACCTCCATGCATCCCTGCTGGATCGGACGGCTCAGTGTTACTGTCCCGCTGCCGCCGAACACATCGATAAACCGGGAATAGCGCGAGGGGGACAGCTTGTGGATCAGCCAGAGCAGCTTGCTTTTGCCTCCCACCCAGGGGATGAAGCTTTTCAAGCGGTATCACCTCCCTCCAGAGGGAGGGATATCTGGCCGCTGTCGGTAAATTGCTCCAACGCTTTTGTGAGGCCGCGCTCCGCATGGGCGATCTTCTTGATCCTGCTTCGGAGCTGCCGGATCGTCCTCCGCAGCTCCTCCTCGGTGCCGGCGTAATAATAGCCGGCATCAGAGCTGCAAATGGGGATGCCGTCCCCGCGCAGGCTGTTGATCAACCGTCGCAGGTCGGGTCCGCGGATCTGAAAAGCGGCCTCCAGCTCACGGCTGGGGACGACTCTCAGCTCACCGCAGTGATACTCCTTCAGGTGTTTGGCAATAGGGTTGTCCGTCGTCATGAAGACTCCTTTCCGGGACAGTTACCCGGAAAGAGCGCAAAAAAAGAAGGGGCCGTTCGTCCCTTTCGGGTAACGGCCCCTGTAGCTTTCAGGCTATTTGACTCTTTTTATTTCATCACCTCCGTTGCGGCGAAGACTGGTCTGTGCGGCAGCTTTTCACATGGACATGGTCGGCTCCATCTCCGGCTGACTGTACTCATAGACCGGCTCTGTGCCGTTCCAGGATACAAACCCATGTTCTGCGGCGGACAGGCCCATGCGCTTCATTCTCTGATTGGCATAGCCCTCAGCGTCAAAGCAGGAGGCGAGCAGTTCGTCCTTGGGATAGATGCCATCCCGTTTTGCCAGCTCTTTTCCGAAATCGACAAGATCCATGTCACGGGGCATGAAGTGATAGCAGTGGAGGTTCTGCGCCAGATCTAAGGCGTAATCCAGGCGGTGGCAGTCCTCCAGCTCCATGACTGCCTGCCACTTATCCAGCCATTTGGGTTCTCCCTGTCCCTGCTCGCCCCAGATGTAACCAAAGTCGATGGCATGGCGGACAAGTTCCGACGCGGAGCCGTACTGGGAGAGGATGTCCTTCAGCTGCGGGAGGCAGCAGTCCACATCCACAGCAATGCACTCGGTCACGGATTCGACCTCCAGTGCGTCCAGCGCCAGGAGAAGTTCGTCCGGGTGTGCGGCGTCCATGTATTCGCCGGTGTCCGGGAAGCCCACCCACACGCCGTCCATGTTGGTTCGGCTGGCCAGCTTGACTCGGATGCCGTAGTCACCTTTGTCGGGATTCATCGAAGGGTTACTGTCCAGAAACGGATCGATTAAAGAGGTGCCCTTGATAAAGTGCCCGTCGCAGAAAGTGTTTCCGCCCTTTTGGCGGTAAGCCGCACCCACTTTTTCCGGGTCAAGAAACTCCCGCGCTTGATCAGAGGGACGCTGGATCTGCTCCATGATGAATTTGCCCAGCTGAACATCATCCCCGGCCCCATAGAACAGATCATAGTGATCCAATTGACTTGCAATCAGCATCACATCGCAGGTCATCCTCGGCTGCTCGATCTGCATTGCTCCGCGGAACAGAAGGCTTTCTTTTACCGTCATGTTCTCGAATCGCCGTTCCAGCCAGTCGTGTTGGGATTTGGTCATTTCAAAACCGTCCAGAAGATCCAGGAGTTGCCTGGTTTGCCGACTCGCCATCACATCATCTCCATTCCGGCATTTTCTGCCTGTGTTTCTTCATTGCGGATCGGCTCGCCATCTCTGCGCTGAACCAGCCCGTAGGGGGTCAGCAGAGCGTTGTGTGCTGCCATGACATCCTGACCATAGTTGTAGAGGACGACGTGCTTCTGCAGAATGGACCGGGAATGCTCATCCACAATGAAGCGAAGTTCCTCTATGGCTACCTCCTCGGGGGTTCGCTGATCAGGCTCGAGCAGATAGTCATCCAGATTTTCCGCAATCTGGACAGCGGCAGCGATATCGTGACAATCTGCCGCAAGGATAACTGCCTTGAATTTGGAAAGTTCTCCTTGTGTGCTCAGCTCCTTAAAGCATTTGGCCAACTCGTTCAGTCCATGGATATCGTCGCAGTCCGTGTTTTCCAGAAGCGCAGGCATCGCGCTGTCCTCCACCTGGAAGACCATTTCCGACCAGGAGGCGCCTCCGCAAGCCTCCAGCACGGCATCCAGCCGTTCCTGCGTGGCTGGCAGATCCAGACACATCATGTTATCCGGCTGCTCATTGGAGTGGAAGGGATACCTGCCGACCGTCAGGCGGATGCCGTATTCCGGCGCTTCGGGAAGCAAGGCCAGGCTGTCATATACCTGCTTCAGCTCGGTGTGCTGCGTGACATACCCGCCGCTTGCGAAAACGCCGCCCTCCTCAAACCTGGCTTTTCTTCCGAGCATCTCAAAGTCAAGATACTCGAAGATGGAATCCGGAACTTTTTCCAGGGCAGGGATGAAATCGTTCTCCGCATAGAACCTGCCGAGCTGCTCGTCCGTCGTGG contains:
- a CDS encoding antirestriction protein ArdA, with product MFRVELFGGKTDRWCDLELPATYYGLSDALDKLQMTLGDKPRWEFLEHHGFQFLHVHLTHECDLYQLNALATCLGQMNGRERTAFEGLFNMEVAKKYGPISVATMIDLAYSADCCHVVNATTDEQLGRFYAENDFIPALEKVPDSIFEYLDFEMLGRKARFEEGGVFASGGYVTQHTELKQVYDSLALLPEAPEYGIRLTVGRYPFHSNEQPDNMMCLDLPATQERLDAVLEACGGASWSEMVFQVEDSAMPALLENTDCDDIHGLNELAKCFKELSTQGELSKFKAVILAADCHDIAAAVQIAENLDDYLLEPDQRTPEEVAIEELRFIVDEHSRSILQKHVVLYNYGQDVMAAHNALLTPYGLVQRRDGEPIRNEETQAENAGMEMM